ATCCGCCCAAGCCCTCCGGCGGCAGGTAGGCCGGCCGCTCCCCCGTTTCGGAGCGGGACAGGGTGATGTGCGTGTCGAGGTCGTAATAGACCGTCCGTTGCGCCTTCGACCCCAGCACGAGACGGGAGGCCGCCGCCCCATCCGGACAACCGGAGGTTACCATCGCGACGTCCGCCTCGTCGGCGTGGCGCTGCGCCGCCGCCGCCACCTGCTCCCACCGGCCGTAGAGCAGAAGCTCCCCGCCGGGAATGTCCCTCAGATCGCGGTGCTCCGCCCGCTCGGGCGTGTCGCGCTCCAGGAAGACGACGCGGTTGCCCCGCCGCGCCAGGGCCTTGACCAGCCCCCGCCACAGGGTGGCGTGCCCGTTGCCCCAGGAGGAGCTGATGGATTGTCCGAAGATGATGATTTTCATGATGTTGGCGCCATGCCTCCGCCCCGGGCCCCGTCCCGCCGGTCCCTCCCGAACCCTTCTCGAACCTCACTCGAACAACGGACCCCGCCCGATCCGGTTCCGGATGCCGGAACCGCGCGTAGGGGGTGCCTCAAGGATCCGCCGGGCCGGCTGCGACGCCACCCCTTGCCGGCGCCGCACGCTCTGCGTGCAGAGATCGGAAGAAACGCGACAATGAACAAATTTGTATAAAAATGTCGTTTAACCACTATAGAGGGTTGTGAGATGATAAATTCGTGAAAAAAGAAAATCATTCACTTGTGTGACAACCCGCCGTCAAAACTCAAAAAAACAATCCCAACGCGAAGGACACATCATGCGCAAGGCTCTTTTCACCGCCGCGCTTGCGATGGCAAGCGGGATGGCTCTGTTCAGCACCCCCGCCGCCGCCTGCAACGACGAGGCGTACATCGGCACCGTCTGCACATTCGCGTTCGATTGGTGCCCCCGCAACTACATCCCGGCCGATGGCCGGACGTTGGCGATCCGCGAGTATCAGGCGCTGTTCGCCCTGGTCGGCTTCCGCTACGGCGGCGACAACGCGAACACTTTCGGCATCTCCGATCTGCGCGGCCGCGCCGCCATCGGCACCGGGACGGGTCCGGGCCTGACGAACATCGCCATCGGCGCCAAGGTCGGCCAGCAGGAGCTTCTGCTGTCGGCCGCCCAGGTCCCGCTGCAGCCGCACACCCACACCGCCACCTTCACCGGCACCGGCGGCGGTTCGGGCGGCTCGACCACCGTTCCCTTCACCGGCACCGTCAGCGTTCCGATCACCAACGGCGGCACCCCGGTGTCGGCCCCGACCTCGGGCACCGTCTATCTCGGCGACACCTCGATCGACGACGGCGGCGCCGGCATGACCCTGAAGGGCCCGTACAACACCAGTGGTCCGGGCACGGGCGCCAAGGTCGCCGGCACGGCCAGCGGCTCCATCACGGTTCCCAACACCGGCATCACCGGTGGGACCGTGGCGGTCGCCCCCGCGTCGGCCGGCGCCACCCAGAAGGTCTCCACCCAGTCCCCGGCGATCGGACAGACCGTCTGCATCGTCGCCAACGGCCTCTACCCGAACCGTCCGTAACGGATCCCCCAAAAAAAAGCCGAACACTCCCAACGCCGAGGACACATCATGCGCAAGACCCTCCTTTCCGCCGCCTTTGCCATGGCGAGCGGCATGGCCCTGTTGAGCACCCCCGCCGCCGCCTGCAACGTGGAGCCGTACATCGGCACCATCTGCACCTATTCGTTCGACTGGTGCCCCCAGGGCTACGTGGTGGCCGACGGCCGCACGCTGGCGGTCCGCGAGAACCAGGCCCTGTTCGCCCTGATCGGCTACCGCTACGGCGGCAACAACAACGATCTCTTCGCCGTCCCCGACCTGCGCGGCCGCGCCGCCATCGGGTCCGGCACCGGCCCCGGGCTGGCGAACATCGCCATCGGCGCCAAGGTCGGCCAGCAAGAGCTTCTGCTCTCGGCCGCCCAGGTGCCGCTGCAGCCGCACACTCACACCGCCACCTTCACCGGCACCGGCGGCGGCTCGGGCGGCTCGACCACCGTTCCCTTCACCGGCACCGTCAACGTGCCCATCACCAACGGCGGCAACCCGGTGTCCGCCCCGACCTCGGGCACCGTCTATCTCGGCGACACTTCGATCGACGACGGCGGCGCCGGCGTCTTCCTGAAGGGGCCGTACAACACCAGCGGCCCTGGCACCGGCGCCAAGGTCGCCGGCACGACCAGCGGCACCGTCACGGTTCCGAACACCGGCATCACCGGCGGGACCGTGGCGATCGCCCCCGCGTCGGCCGGCGCCACCCAGAAGGTGTCCACCCAGTCCCCGGCGATCGGGCAGACCGTCTGCATCGCGACCGTCGGCCTCTACCCGAACCGTCCGTAACGGCGCGGGCCTGCCCCCTCCGGATGCGCGGAGGGGGCAGGCCATCCCCTGTTCCAGCGTTCATCGACAGGCTTTGGCGCCGACACGGCGCCCTTTCCGCCGGCCACGACGCCTCCTCTCGCCGTCGATCCGTGAAAAAATTTAATAAAAAATAGTCCTCATTCAAAATGATCGCGTATGAGAAATTATCTCAACAATAAAAACAACGCCGATCACTTTTAAAAAATCCTACGATATCCCCCAATACCATCCCAAAATCAAGGACACACCATGTTCAGGATGTCCCTCCCGATCGCCGCCGCGATGGCCGGCGGCATGGCTTTGTTCAGCGTGCCAGCGGCGGCCTGCACGTCCTACCAATACACCGGCACCTTGTGCACCGTCCCGTTCGACTGGTGCCCGGAGGGGTTCGCCATGGCCGATGGCCAGTCTCTGCCGATCCAACAATACCAGCCTCTGTACGCGCTGCTCGGCACCCGCTACGGCGGCGACGGCAAGACCAGCTTCAACCTCCCCGACCTGCGCGGACGCGCTGTCATCGGCGCCGGCACCGGCATCGGACTGATAAGAACCCCTCTGGGCCAAGCCCTCGGCCAACAGGCTGTCACGCTGACCCAGGATCAGGTGCCGCTGAAATCGCACAACCACAGCGCCAGCTTCGCCGGCACCGGCGCCCAGGGCGGCACCGGGACCATCGTCCCCTTCACCGGCACCGTCAGCGTTCCCATCACCAACGGCGGCAATCCAGTGTCGGCCCCGACCTCGGGCACCGTCTATCTCAGCACCACCTCGATCGACGACGGCGGCTCCGGTGCCACCATCAAGGGGCCGTACAACACCAACGCCCCCTCGACGAGCACCGGCGCCAAGGTCACCGGCACGACCAACGGCACCATCAACGTCCCGTTCACCGGCTTCACCGGCGGCAATGTGTCGGTCGCCGCGGCGGGCGCGTTGGCTTCGAAGAGCGTCCCCACCCAGCCGCCCTCGCTCGCGCTGAACGTCTGCATCGCGCTCAAGGGGGAATGGCCGGACCGCCAATAGCGTGTCCGTCCCGCGACCGGGCGGTCACCACCAGGGGGCACCAGTAGAGGATCACCAGTAGGTCATGGCGTCGGCGTAGAGCCCGCGCAGGTCCTCCTCCGTCACCGGGCGGGGCGCGATGGTCAGCAGCCGTTGCTGGGCCATCGCGCCGCGCACCAGGTCCGGGATGTCCGCCGCGCCGTAGCCGAGCGCCGACAGGCCGTTGGGCAGATGGGTCGCCCGCATCATGGCGATCAGCCGGGCGGCCAGAACCGCACCGCCGTCCGCCGGGGAGACGTCGCGGACCTCCGCCCCCAGCGCCTCGGCGGCGCGCCGATGGCGTTCGGGCTCGGCGGAGCCGGTGAAGCGGAAGGCGGCCGGCGCGTTCAGCACCACCGAGATGCCGTGCGGCACCATCGGGTTGGCCTTCTCATAGCCGCGCGCCGTGAAGCGGTGGTTCATCCCGGCGACGGAGTAGGACATGGCGTGCGGGATGTGCACCCCCGCGTTGCCGAAGGCCAGACCGGCCAGAGTCGCCGCGAACATCAGGGCGTCGCGCGCCTCCTCGTCCGCCGGGTCGTTTACGGCGCGCTCCAGATACTGCCCGCCGAGCCGGATGGCCTGGAGGCTGCCGATGTCGGACCAGGGGTTGGCGCCCTGGTAGGGCGGGCGCGGGTTGGCCGCGTCGGGCTTCGGGCGGGAGCGGTAGGACCGCGCGGTGTGGCTCTCGATGGCGTGGGTCAGCACGTCGAAGCCGGTGGAGGCGATGATGCCCGGCGGCAGGCTGTCGATGGTCGCCGGATCGACCAGCGCCAGATTCGGCCGCAGGTAGCGGGAGGAGATGCCGGTCTTCACCCGCATCTCGACATGGTCGAAGATGGCGACGCCCGTCGTCTCGCTGCCGGTGCCGCAGGTCGTCGGGCAGGCGATGTGCGGCTTCACCGGACCGGGCACCGGGCGCCCCTCGCCCAGCGGCTTGTTGACGTAGACGAGGAAGTCCGCCGGGTGGGTGGCGTAGAGGTTCGCCGCCTTGGCCGTGTCGATCACCGACCCGCCGCCGATGGAGACATAGCCGTCGAACCGGCCGTCGCGGGCGAAGTCCGCCGCCTCCAGGAAGGACGCGCTGGTCGGCTCCACCGCGCAGCGGTCGTAGACGGCGACGTCCAGCCCCGCCCCCTTCAGCGAGTCCAGCGCCGCCGCGAAGGGCGCGATCCCGGCCACATGGGGGTCGGTGAACAGGGCCACCCGGCGCATGCCCATGGCCTTGGCGTCGTTCCCCGCCTCCGCCAGCATGCCGCGGCCGAACTTCATCGACGCGGCCTCCACCGTGAAGCCGCTGTCGCCGTTCGGCAGGATGGGATGGGCGATGGGGTTGGTCAGGCGGTCGGTCATGGGCGTGGTCCTCCCGATCGTTGTTTTATGCGTTCGTTGCCGTCATCGGAGCGCGAGAGGGGGGCGGCTGTCAACCCGACCGTTCGCTCAGGCGACTGTTCGCCCTCCCTGCGGCGCGCTGCCCTGGAGCCGCCGGTAGAGGTAGCCGACGCCGATCAGGCTCAGCCCGAGCCCGAGGAAGGAGGCGACGCGGTACAGCCCGCCCAGCTCGGCCATGTCGCTGAGGAAGACCTTGGCGACCACCGTCAGGATCAGCGCCATCGCGGCGTGGCGCAGCCAGCCCAGCCGGTACCGCAGGGCGGCGACCAGCATCAGCACCGCCGCCGCCAGGAAGCCGGCGGAATAGCCGTACCATTCGGCGTCCGGCAGCTCCGGCCCGGAGAGGACCGGTCCCTGGAAGGCGTGGCGGATCTCCAGCGCCAGATTCATGCCGAGCAGGGCCAGCGGCAACAGGGCCGCCCAGGGGCGCAGACGGGCCGGCAGCGGCTCCACCCACAGGAACAGCAGCCCGAGCAGGGCGGGAAGCCCGTAGGCGAGCAGCAGCGTGTTCGCCACCGGCCACGCGCCCACCGCCTCCCCGCTCCACAGCGGGTTCAGGACGACGAGATGCAGCGCCGCCGCCTGGATCGCCGCCAGCCCGGCCAGGATGCGCCGCCCCCACACCGCCACCGGCCGCGTCCGCCAGCGCCGCCCCGTCGCCAGCAGCAGGGCCAGCGCCAGCCAGACCAGCGTGTGCAGCGCCACCTCGCGCAGGGTATCGGGCGGCTCGTCCAGCGTGCCGCGGGTCAGCGCCTGGATGCCGAGCGACAGCAGCAGCGTGAGGAAGGCCAGCCCGCCGGCCTCCAGCAGCGCCACAACCCCGTCATCACCCTTGCCGTCCGGAGCGGAGCGCAGCCAGTGGGCGGCCAGGAAGAAGCCGGCCGCGGGCAGGCCGTAGCCGTAGACGATCCAGCCGAGCCCGTCCTCCCCATACTCCAGAACGGAGGGGTTCAGCGCCAGCCGGACCAGGACGGCGCCCGCCACCAGCAGGATCACCGCGCGCAGCGAGCGCAGGCCCAGGTGCCGCTCCAGCCACGCCAGCACCGGCACCTGGGCGGCCAGCGCCACGGTCAGCCACGCCTCGCGCAGCATCATGACGGCGCCGAGGCTGAGCGCCCCGGCGGCCCCGGCGGCGAAGGCGGCGAGCCCGAGACTGACGCCCGGCTGGTGCCGGTGCCGGGCCAGCGGGCCGCTTCCGGCGACCAGCAGCGCCGCCAGCGCCAGGCTGGCCATCGGCCACAGCGTGTCGCCCTGCGGCGGGTCCAGCCGCCAGTAGGCGAGCGCCAGAAGCACCACCGGCATCCAGGCCGCCAGCGACGACCACAGCGCCGCCCGCGCCGACCGCCACAGGGCCATGAAGCCGCACATCCCGTACAGCAGGGCGAAGCCGGCGACCGCCCACAGGAAGCGCCCGGACTGGAGCGGCAACCCCGACCCCGGAGGGGGCACGATGGGGTGCCCGTCGGCGGTGACGGCGGGCGGCGGCAGCGGCCAGCGCGGCACAGTCCAGCCGGCGAAGGCGAGCAGAACCGCCAGCGCGCCGATCCAGGCGACACCGGCGATCCGCTCGATCCGCCGCCCTGCCGCGACGCAGAGCAGCCCGAACAGGGCGAGCATCACCAGCGATCCGGTGCGGTGCCCGTCCACGGTGACGAGCATCGCCATCAGGAGGCCCAGAACCGCCACCGCGGCGACGGCCAGCCGGTCGGCGCGCGGACGCCCCTTCCAGCGCAGCAGGTCGAACAGGCTGGTCCGCGCCACCGCCTCGACCGGCCCGGCCAACAGGGCGGGCATCAGGAACAGCCCGGCGGTCAGCAGCAGGTAGATGCCGACCGGCAGGGCGTCGCCGGGATTCCAGCCGCCGACGTACCAGACCGGCACCCAGCCCGACGCCCCGACCAGCGTGCCCAGACCCAGCCAGCGCCAGCCGCGCCACAGCACCACCGTCATGCCGGCGCCCGACAGGGCCAGCAGATAGGCGAACAGCCCCCAGGCCGATCCCCCGATGGACGAGACCAGCAGCGGCGTCGCGAAGCCGCCCAGCAGCCCGAGCGCCGCGATGTAGGGTCCCTGGAGCAGCGACAGCGCCATCCCCAGCGCCGCCAGCCCGCCGAGCAGCGCGAAGGCCAGCGGAGGGGCGAACAGATCGTAGAGAACGTAGCCGCCATAGACGCTGGCGAAGCCGGTGAACAGCCCCGCCGCGGTCAGGGCTGGCGGCACCGGATCGCGGCCCCCCGGCTCCGCCCGCCCGCCGCGCTGCCGCAGCCATTCCCCGCCGACCATCAGCGCCGCCGCAGAGAGCAGGCCGAGCGTGACGCGCACGCCGGGGCCGAGCCAGCCCTGCTCGATCGACATCTTGATGAAGAAGGCCGCCGCCAGGGCGACCGTGGCCCCGCCCAGCCAGATCAGCCAGCGCCCGGCCAGCGCGTCCTCCAGCCGGCTCCACACGGACAGCGGAGGTGGCGAGGGCTCCGGGGGCGGTTGGGTCGGCGGCGGCTCCGGCGGAGCCTCCACCATGACGGCAGCGTCCGCGGCCGGAGCATCGACCGGCGCGGCGTCAACCGTCACCGGCCCCTGCACCGGCCCCTGCACCGGCCCCTGCAAGCGCTCCAGCGCTTGCCGCAGCCGGGCGATCTCGCGTTCCTGCGCCGTCAGCCGGCGGTTGAACCGGTGGGCGACGATGGCCCCGATCAGCACCAGAAGAATGACGTCCATGCCCGACCGCCCCGGCTGCGCTTGCTGTCGCGCAACGATAGCGGTCAGCCGCCGGGCTTGTCTCTCTGACCTGTGGAGGCACCCAAACGGCTCATCAGCGTCAGCGCGTCGTCGACCGCGTGGAAGTCCGCCGTGTTGTCGAAGACGCACCAGGCCGGGCGCTCCCGCGCCTCCTCCCGGAAGCGCCGCGCCAGCCGGTCCAGGACGTCCAGCGGGTAGGCGCTGCGGTACATCACCGGCGATCCGTGCAGCCGCCAGTAGCGGAAACCGTCCCAGCCCGCCGGCTCCGCCGCCGCGGGCACCGGCGCCGGGTCGGCGGCGGCGCGGGCGACGGCGTGGTCGATCAGCAGGCGGTCCGGCTCCGCCGCGAACCAGCTCGGGTGGCGCGGTTCGCAGACGACGAGGCCGGCGAACCGCTCGCGCAGGGCCGCGAAGAAGGGACCGGCCACCGCCGGGTCGAAGCGCAGCGTCGGCGGCAACTGCACCAGCAGCGGTCCCAGCCGGTCGCCAAGATGGCCGACCTCGTACAGGTAATGCTCCAGCGGGGCGGCGCAGTCCTTCAGGCGCTGCTCGTGCGTGATGGCGCGCGGCAGCTTGACCGCGAAGCGGAAGTCCGGCGGCGTCGAGGCCGCCCAGCGCTCCCAGGTCTCCGGTTTGTGCGGGCGGTAGAAGCGGCTGTTGACCTCCGTCATCGGGAAGACGCGGGCGTAGCGCTCCAGATGCGTGCCCTCCGCCGGGAAGGCCGGGGCGGAGGGTTTCGGGATGCTCCAGCCGGCGCAGCCGATGCGGATGGCGTTGATGGTCCCTTCGGCCAAGCCTCTGCTCTCCATGGGCGCGTGCGTTCCCGCCTTAGAACAGCGTCGGCTGCCGCTCGTCCCGCCGCCGGGCGCCACCGGCGTGGTCGGCCGCATGATTGGAGTCCGCGATCAGGCGGGCCATCTCCCGCCGCGCCTTCTCCGCTTCGTAGCCGCCGCGGTAGCGCCCGACGAAGCCCTTTTGGCAAGCCCGGCTGAATCGCTGCGACGCGGTTTCCCAATCGTCGCCGGGGCGCAGCCAACTCACATAGCTGATGCCGGTCCGCGGGTCGGTGCGCAGGTAGCGGCCATGCCCCTTCGGACCCCGCACCCACTGGCCGGGATTCAGGCGCAGAGCCCCCCGCGCAAGCAGCAGGGACACCTGCGGGGTGAGGTCGATGGTCGGAAAATACGGCATGACGAACCCTCTCGGCGGCGCGCCGGGGGGCGGGCCGCGAACGTCTCTTCTCTGGCTTCGGAATGCCCTGGATATGGGGATTTCAGCCCGTTTGTTCAAGTTTTGTTCACGGTCAAGCCCTGGCTGCTTTGACGGTTATTCGGGCCGTGTCCCCTGAACTTGTCCGTTGAGTGAACGGGCCGTCCGTCCTAGGCTCCGGCTCAGCTTTTTCCCTGATGGTCACGAGAGCGCATGCGCCCCCTGCTGTCCCTTCCCGTCCGCCTCCTGCTCGCCACCACGATCCTGGCCGGCTGCCAGACGACGGGCGCCCCGCCCGTGTCGGCCACCACCACTTCGGCCACCACCACGTCCGGAACCGCGAAGGCGATGGCCGCCGCCCCGGCCAGCGTGGCTCCGGTCCAGCCCGCCGTCAGCTTCCCCGACTGGCTGAAGGCGCTGCGCGCCGAGGCGCTCGGCCAGGGCATCCGCGCCCAGACCTTCGACCGTGCCTTCGCCAACGTGAAGCTGTCGGACCGGGTGGTCGAACTGGATTCCTCCCAGCCGGAGTTCAACCGCCAGCCCTGGCAGTATCTGGACAGCGCGGTCAACGACCGCCGCGTCCAGGCCGGGCGCCAGCGCATCCAGGACAACGGCGCCCTGCTGCGCCGCATCAGCCAGCGCTCCGGCGTCCCGGCGGAAATCCTGGTGGCCTTCTGGGGCGTGGAGACCGATTTCGGCAATTTCACCGGCGGCTTCTCGGTCGTCGACGCGCTGACCACGCTGGCCTACGAGGGCCGCCGCGCCAGCTATTTCCGGACGGAGCTGCTGGCCGCCCTGCGCATCCTCGACAGCGGCGACATCCCGCCGGAGCGGATGAGCGGTTCCTGGGCCGGCGCCATGGGCCAGACCCAGTTCATGCCGACCATCTTCCTGAAGCACGCCACCGACGAGGACGGCGACGGGCGGCGCGACATCTGGGGCAGCCTGCCCGACGTCTTCGCTTCCACCGCCAAGTTCGTGCAGGCCAACGGCTGGCGCACCGGGGAGCGCTGGGGCGAGGAGGTCACGCTGCCCGCCGGCTTCCCCTACGAGCAGGCCGAGTACAACATCAGCAAGCCGGTGTCCGAATGGCGCCGCCTCGGCGTGCGTCCGGTCAACGGCGGCGATCTGGGCGGCGGCGAGGAGGAGCGGGCCGCCGTCCTGATGCTCGCCGGGGCGCAGGGACCGGCCTTCCTGGTCCGGGAGAATTTCCGGGCGATCATGAAGTACAACCCCTCGACCAGCTACGCGCTGGCGGTGGCGCTGCTGTCCGACCGTCTGGCGGGCCGGGCCGGCGTGCAGGGAAGCTGGCCGCGCCACGAGCCGGCGCTGAGCCGCGACGAACGGATCGAGCTTCAGGAGCGGCTGGCCGCGCTGGGCATGGAGCCGGGGACGGCGGACGGCATCGTCGGCGCCAACACCCGCAACGCCGTGCGCCGCTTCCAGCAGTCGATCGGCGCCGTGCCGGACGGCTTCGCCACCAAGTCCCTGCTGGAGCGGCTGCGCCAGTCCGCCGCCCCCGTCCCGGCGGCGGGCTGACAGGCCGCGATGCTGGCGGCGGCGAAGGGTTGGGCGCGGCGGATCAAGCGCGACGTGATCGCGCTCTATCTGGCGGCGCGCGACCCGCGGACGCCGTGGTACGCCCGTGTGGCCGCCGCCGCGGTGGCGGCCTACGCGCTCAGCCCCATCGATCTGATCCCCGACTTCGTGCCGGTCCTGGGTTATCTGGACGACCTGCTGATCGTGCCGCTCGGCATCCTGCTGGTCATCCGACTGATCCCGGCGGCGGTGCTGGAGGACCATCGCGCCACCGCCGCCCGGCTGGTCGCCCGGCCGGTCAGCTACGCCGCCGCCGCGCTGATGGTCGGGATCTGGCTGGTCGCCGCCGTCGCGCTGTTCCGGTGGCTCGAACCCTATGCCGCGGGCTGGCTGGGGTAGACGCGCGGGCGCTTGCCCCTCATTCGCCCAGCAGATGCAGCGCCAGGGTCCGCTCGTGGGGCCGGGCGCGGTGTTCGAACAAGTAAATCCCCTGCCAGGTGCCCAGCGCCATCCGTCCCTCCAGCACGGGGATGGACAGCTGCACCGTGGTCAGCGCGCTGCGGATGTGGGCGGGCATGTCGTCCGGCCCTTCCATCGTGTGGTCGTAGAGCGCGGGGTCTTCCGGCACCAGCCGCTTGAAGAAGCGCTCCAGGTCGCCGCGCACGTCGGGGTCGGCGTTCTCCTGGATCACCAGCGAGGCCGAGGTGTGCCGGCAGAAGACGGTCAGCAGACCGGTCTCCATGCCCTGGGCGGCGACCCAGCGGGCCACCGGCTCCGTCACCTCGAACAGGCCCTGGCCGCGGGTCCGGGTGGTCAGCGTCGTGACGGCCTGCCGCATGTTTGTCGCCCTCCATACTCAATTGCGCGCCTTGGAAGCGGGTCATCCATACACCAAATCGCTTGGCATTCCCGGCCTACAACAGGTGATCCATGGAACTGAACGGCCAGTACCGGATTCCGGCGGCGCGCGAGCGGGTCTTCACGGCGCTCTGCGACCCCGCCGTGCTGCAACGCTGCATCCCGGTGCTGGAGGATATGGACCGGCTGTCGCCCACCGAATACACCGCCCGCGTGCGCGCCACGGTCGGGCCGCTGAACGCGCGTTTCGCCGGGAAGGTCCGGGTGGCGCCGGAGGACGCGCCGCGCTTCTACATTCTCTACGCCGAAGGCAAGGGCGGCCTTGCCGGAGCGGTCAAGGGCGAGGCCCGCATCACGCTGGAGGAGGTGGACGGCCACACCCACCTGTCCTTCACCCTCGCGGCGGCGCTGGGCGGGGCCGTCGGGCGGCTGGCGGTCAAGCTGGTCAAGGCCAAGGCCGACCGCGTCATCGACGGCTTTTTCGAGCGCTTCACGGCGGAAGTCCTGAACGGCTGAACCGGGCATCGGCCGGGCAGCGACAACGCACCTGCAAAAAACCACTTCGCAGTTGCGGGAATTTGGTCCACCATCACGGTCATGACCGAACAACCCCCCGGTGCGGGAGTTCGCCGACCATGATTGCCGACATCGCCGATCCGGCCCTGGCCTTCTCCATCCATTCGCCTGCCCATTCGCCTGCCCATCCGCCCGCCCATCCGCCTGCCGACGCCCTGGACAGCGCACCGGACGGCCCGGCCCTCGACCGGTTGCTGTTCGCCCGCATCCTTGGGCTGGCCGCGCAGCGTGCGGACGGCGTCACCGCCTCCCTGGGACTGACGCGCGACGCGCTGGCCGAACTCATCCGGCGGCACGCGGCGGGCTTCGCCCATCTCCTCCCCCTTCTGCC
The window above is part of the Azospirillum sp. TSH58 genome. Proteins encoded here:
- a CDS encoding phage tail protein → MRKALFTAALAMASGMALFSTPAAACNDEAYIGTVCTFAFDWCPRNYIPADGRTLAIREYQALFALVGFRYGGDNANTFGISDLRGRAAIGTGTGPGLTNIAIGAKVGQQELLLSAAQVPLQPHTHTATFTGTGGGSGGSTTVPFTGTVSVPITNGGTPVSAPTSGTVYLGDTSIDDGGAGMTLKGPYNTSGPGTGAKVAGTASGSITVPNTGITGGTVAVAPASAGATQKVSTQSPAIGQTVCIVANGLYPNRP
- a CDS encoding phage tail protein, which translates into the protein MRKTLLSAAFAMASGMALLSTPAAACNVEPYIGTICTYSFDWCPQGYVVADGRTLAVRENQALFALIGYRYGGNNNDLFAVPDLRGRAAIGSGTGPGLANIAIGAKVGQQELLLSAAQVPLQPHTHTATFTGTGGGSGGSTTVPFTGTVNVPITNGGNPVSAPTSGTVYLGDTSIDDGGAGVFLKGPYNTSGPGTGAKVAGTTSGTVTVPNTGITGGTVAIAPASAGATQKVSTQSPAIGQTVCIATVGLYPNRP
- a CDS encoding phage tail protein — its product is MSLPIAAAMAGGMALFSVPAAACTSYQYTGTLCTVPFDWCPEGFAMADGQSLPIQQYQPLYALLGTRYGGDGKTSFNLPDLRGRAVIGAGTGIGLIRTPLGQALGQQAVTLTQDQVPLKSHNHSASFAGTGAQGGTGTIVPFTGTVSVPITNGGNPVSAPTSGTVYLSTTSIDDGGSGATIKGPYNTNAPSTSTGAKVTGTTNGTINVPFTGFTGGNVSVAAAGALASKSVPTQPPSLALNVCIALKGEWPDRQ
- a CDS encoding hydroxyacid-oxoacid transhydrogenase, with translation MTDRLTNPIAHPILPNGDSGFTVEAASMKFGRGMLAEAGNDAKAMGMRRVALFTDPHVAGIAPFAAALDSLKGAGLDVAVYDRCAVEPTSASFLEAADFARDGRFDGYVSIGGGSVIDTAKAANLYATHPADFLVYVNKPLGEGRPVPGPVKPHIACPTTCGTGSETTGVAIFDHVEMRVKTGISSRYLRPNLALVDPATIDSLPPGIIASTGFDVLTHAIESHTARSYRSRPKPDAANPRPPYQGANPWSDIGSLQAIRLGGQYLERAVNDPADEEARDALMFAATLAGLAFGNAGVHIPHAMSYSVAGMNHRFTARGYEKANPMVPHGISVVLNAPAAFRFTGSAEPERHRRAAEALGAEVRDVSPADGGAVLAARLIAMMRATHLPNGLSALGYGAADIPDLVRGAMAQQRLLTIAPRPVTEEDLRGLYADAMTYW
- a CDS encoding DUF2339 domain-containing protein; the protein is MDVILLVLIGAIVAHRFNRRLTAQEREIARLRQALERLQGPVQGPVQGPVTVDAAPVDAPAADAAVMVEAPPEPPPTQPPPEPSPPPLSVWSRLEDALAGRWLIWLGGATVALAAAFFIKMSIEQGWLGPGVRVTLGLLSAAALMVGGEWLRQRGGRAEPGGRDPVPPALTAAGLFTGFASVYGGYVLYDLFAPPLAFALLGGLAALGMALSLLQGPYIAALGLLGGFATPLLVSSIGGSAWGLFAYLLALSGAGMTVVLWRGWRWLGLGTLVGASGWVPVWYVGGWNPGDALPVGIYLLLTAGLFLMPALLAGPVEAVARTSLFDLLRWKGRPRADRLAVAAVAVLGLLMAMLVTVDGHRTGSLVMLALFGLLCVAAGRRIERIAGVAWIGALAVLLAFAGWTVPRWPLPPPAVTADGHPIVPPPGSGLPLQSGRFLWAVAGFALLYGMCGFMALWRSARAALWSSLAAWMPVVLLALAYWRLDPPQGDTLWPMASLALAALLVAGSGPLARHRHQPGVSLGLAAFAAGAAGALSLGAVMMLREAWLTVALAAQVPVLAWLERHLGLRSLRAVILLVAGAVLVRLALNPSVLEYGEDGLGWIVYGYGLPAAGFFLAAHWLRSAPDGKGDDGVVALLEAGGLAFLTLLLSLGIQALTRGTLDEPPDTLREVALHTLVWLALALLLATGRRWRTRPVAVWGRRILAGLAAIQAAALHLVVLNPLWSGEAVGAWPVANTLLLAYGLPALLGLLFLWVEPLPARLRPWAALLPLALLGMNLALEIRHAFQGPVLSGPELPDAEWYGYSAGFLAAAVLMLVAALRYRLGWLRHAAMALILTVVAKVFLSDMAELGGLYRVASFLGLGLSLIGVGYLYRRLQGSAPQGGRTVA
- a CDS encoding DUF72 domain-containing protein; its protein translation is MAEGTINAIRIGCAGWSIPKPSAPAFPAEGTHLERYARVFPMTEVNSRFYRPHKPETWERWAASTPPDFRFAVKLPRAITHEQRLKDCAAPLEHYLYEVGHLGDRLGPLLVQLPPTLRFDPAVAGPFFAALRERFAGLVVCEPRHPSWFAAEPDRLLIDHAVARAAADPAPVPAAAEPAGWDGFRYWRLHGSPVMYRSAYPLDVLDRLARRFREEARERPAWCVFDNTADFHAVDDALTLMSRLGASTGQRDKPGG
- a CDS encoding lytic murein transglycosylase, producing MRPLLSLPVRLLLATTILAGCQTTGAPPVSATTTSATTTSGTAKAMAAAPASVAPVQPAVSFPDWLKALRAEALGQGIRAQTFDRAFANVKLSDRVVELDSSQPEFNRQPWQYLDSAVNDRRVQAGRQRIQDNGALLRRISQRSGVPAEILVAFWGVETDFGNFTGGFSVVDALTTLAYEGRRASYFRTELLAALRILDSGDIPPERMSGSWAGAMGQTQFMPTIFLKHATDEDGDGRRDIWGSLPDVFASTAKFVQANGWRTGERWGEEVTLPAGFPYEQAEYNISKPVSEWRRLGVRPVNGGDLGGGEEERAAVLMLAGAQGPAFLVRENFRAIMKYNPSTSYALAVALLSDRLAGRAGVQGSWPRHEPALSRDERIELQERLAALGMEPGTADGIVGANTRNAVRRFQQSIGAVPDGFATKSLLERLRQSAAPVPAAG
- a CDS encoding YkvA family protein, translated to MLAAAKGWARRIKRDVIALYLAARDPRTPWYARVAAAAVAAYALSPIDLIPDFVPVLGYLDDLLIVPLGILLVIRLIPAAVLEDHRATAARLVARPVSYAAAALMVGIWLVAAVALFRWLEPYAAGWLG
- a CDS encoding secondary thiamine-phosphate synthase enzyme YjbQ, yielding MRQAVTTLTTRTRGQGLFEVTEPVARWVAAQGMETGLLTVFCRHTSASLVIQENADPDVRGDLERFFKRLVPEDPALYDHTMEGPDDMPAHIRSALTTVQLSIPVLEGRMALGTWQGIYLFEHRARPHERTLALHLLGE
- a CDS encoding CoxG family protein — its product is MELNGQYRIPAARERVFTALCDPAVLQRCIPVLEDMDRLSPTEYTARVRATVGPLNARFAGKVRVAPEDAPRFYILYAEGKGGLAGAVKGEARITLEEVDGHTHLSFTLAAALGGAVGRLAVKLVKAKADRVIDGFFERFTAEVLNG